TGTTATAGAAGTTCATTAAAAATTGTTGTTTATCAAAATCATCATTGCCTGAAATAATTCCTACTCAAGGAGGATTTTAATAGGCTGACGTACCAACAGGCTGACTAATCAGTTATGTTAGCCCTTTAGTTATGCATCCTACCCAAGAGGAAGTATGAGGCCCttgcatatatatgtatcatCATTTACAATGTAGGGTAATCAAATGACAATTGTATGAGGAGAAAAATGTCCAAAATTGTAAGATCCTGTCAATGGATGTTTTTCTGGATACATCCGTGTGGGTGAGCATTCTTACTGTTGCAGAACCATGCATCCTTTGTGCACGCCTGCAGGTGGAAGAGCTTAAACCTGAGCCTCACTCTGCGGCTGCACTCCATCCCTTAATTCAGACAGCCGTTAAGTCTGCTTTGCTATATATCGCTTCTTTAACTACACTGCAGTTCTACTTCCTTCAACTAAATCAATAACGTGAGATCAATAATAAGGACTTACATGACAATATTATACTGTAAATAGCGAAGCAGGCGTTAATGCATCCCTACACATCACCGTCAACATTGTAACTTCCATCATAAGGCTTGTATAGAAAACCACACTTAACTATACAAAAATAACTGCACCTACAATTAATATGAATGATATAAAATCTAGATGCATTTCACTACAACATTTagttttgggggaaaatgtaCCATATGGGTTTTATAGCTTTGTATCTAGTATGCCCAATTTACTATTACTTACTAATTACTTATTTAGCctcatacatttgcatttgtgcattCCTAAAATACACTTCAGTAAACCATTTCCTACTGATACATTACATGTTGAGATGCATAATCTCAACATGTAACgtaacatattaaaaaatcatgTGACTCAAAAGAGACTGAGTAATGATTGGGCTAATTACTTGTGCGTAATTGAGAGCAGAGGTTGGCACAAAAACCAGCATATGCACAGTCCTCTGGGAACTGAGTTTGACATCCATATTCTGAACTCTAATCACAAAATAAGAACCTTTTGCACATCTGGCAAATCAGTTAGAGcctaaattaattttcatagCTGCACCACAGTGTTCTGACTAATTAAGCAACATGACACACGGTCAGGGTCAGTATATGAGATGGGGTTGGACCTTTTTGACGAAAAAGTAATGGCTGACAATTCTACAGTTAAAAACAAAGTCTGAAGTGAAAGCAGAAAGGAatgagacaggaagcagagagaagatcAGAGAAACAAAGGGACTTGATAAATGAGTCCTCCATATGGCACAAAAGCGCTTCAGTCCactgtaaaatggaaataacATAAAATCAAGCATTCAAGTCTCAAACAAGATGGGAactgacagcacactgcataATTCACAGGTTTCTACTGGTATCACCAATATTTTGTGATTGAAAATGCACAACTTCAGAATCAGATATCAGATTCAACTTTTCTTAGGCTCTaatgaaaaacattcacatgcagCTGTAAAGAACTTTGCAATGTGCAGTCAGTAGGCAAATTGTCTTGCAATGATCGGAACCAATGATAAAGATAAACAGGCAAACAAGAACTTACAAGATTTCATCATTCTGGAACTCCAGAACGCCATGGGTATCTTCAAAgtcctctcctcccccttttGCTGAACCCTCAATGGTCTTGTAAGGGACAACGACCACCCCACGAGCTCCAGAAGTGCGAAGTACCTTCACTTCCATTGTGCCAACACTCTCGCTCACATGTGTGACCGGCTCTTCGAACGTAAAGATGCCAGCGTGGTCGTCATCAAAGATGGTCACTGTGGCAGTTGAGGGCATGCCCAGGGTTGCAAGACTTTCAACATGATTTGCCTCTGGGTTTTGTTCCCCTGTGCCATCTGAGATCACCTTTACATTGCTGAGGTGAATCAGGAAGTTCTCATCTTCCTCAAAGATGTCATCATCAATGATGCCCACCCGGATCTCCTTCTGTGTCTCCCCAGGCTTGAAGACCACAACACCCTCGGTGAACTCGTAGTCAGAGCCTGCGTTGGCTGTGCCATCTTCTGTACGGAactccacagacacagtggTTGTCAGGTCACCACCACGACGCACAATATTCACTGCCACGGTACCGCAGTTCTCAAGACACTGATACGAGCCAGGGTCAAAGAAGATCTTGGACACGGGGTTGCTTTCGGCACCTTCAGTGCGTACCTCGTGCATACTGACAGCTTTACGAGCTTGATCCGCAGCGTGctttttcagaatgtttcctGCCCCTGTCATCAGTCTGGTAGCCTGACAACGGTAAAAGGCACGGCTTTTCTGCTGCTGGCTCAGGACCTGGTAGTTGGCTAGCTCAATCAGTTGCTCCATTTCCTTGTCAGGATGCTTCTGCTTTAGTTCCTTCAGGATTTTGGCCATTTCTCTCCTGGCTTCCTCCTCATCCAGGTCTTTATCCTCCAAATCAAGGGTGCCATCCAAAAAGTCCACTGCATGGGAGTTTAGCATCTTGCCATCCATCTCTATATCAACCTTTGATGGAAGTGGTCTGTCACCTTCCATTTCAATGATCATGCCCCGTTGTTTCCCGGCCCTGTAGCGCTTGTATACGTACTTGTAGAACAAAAGCCTTCTATCAGCAACCCATGCGAAAACTACacagagggggaagaaaaacagcGTAAGCAGGCCCTCCCACACTTCAACAACCCCTGGGGTGAAGACAGCTAAGATCAGGTAAAGCCAGGTGTATGCAAATATGCTCCAAGTGGCGGTCACAAAGAACACCCTCAAATGCTTGACTTTCCTGTGCTCTCCATCAGGGACAACATAGACGCAAAGACCAATGATGACAAACATGTTGAATGCAGCGCTGCCCACAATAGTGTTTGGGCCAAGATCACCAGCATGAAATTTGTGGCCACACACTTCAACGACAGACAGCAGGATTTCAGGGGCAGAGGAGCCCAGGGCCATCAGGGTCAGGTTGGACACAGTCTCGTTCCATATTCGTACTGTGGTTGTGGTGGTTTCACCATTGGGCTTCTTGATGGTTATCTCTTTCTCTTGTGAAGTAATGACTTCAATGGAGGCCATGAAGCGATCTGCAATGATGGAAACCCCCAGGAACATGTAAAACAAGGCTACAAAGTAGACTGTAGCTCTTGCCACTTTGTCTCCAAAGGATGGGTTTTGGGGTTTCCACACTGGCAGAATCACACCTACCTTACATTCATAACTTCCAGTGCATGTTTTAGTTTGGTTGTCACGTGAGGGAGTGTCCTGCTTAGGGTTTTGCTCTGGGCTCTCAGCAGCTGCATGCTGAATTTTGAAGAATAATACTGCCAATATAATGCCAAGCCGaatacagaaagagaaaaatgacaaaatccttGATTCTCCCATGATGCCAAGATGTTAGTTCCAGCTCCAAGCCTGTGTGAAGACAAGGAAAAGGGTATTACAAaaacatatgcatttttaaaaagctctgctgacacattttcactgttagATAAAGTAATTACTAAAttaatcaaatgtgttttgttttagaaaGTTTGTTGCATTAGCATATCTCCTTGTGTGTTTGGATGCTCTAAACACCGTAGTATTTGTTTCAAAAAGGAGGCACTGAAGCAGCCCACACATATCAACCACCCAatgatttcattattcaaagcataatgcaataaaaatactgtctttttcttcttgtttcaaaattcattaaCTTGTTTCTGACAGCTCACCCTccctttatttttcttgttgctGTCCTCTTTCCCCATGATTTGTATTTTCTGAGTTGTTTGTGGGACGTTTCTAACCTCTCTCTCAACCTATCAGGCTCAAAAATTCATCACAAACATTACAGTAGTATTTAATAACAGTGTAAAATTTCAGATATGCTAGTGAGCagaatctgctaaattacaaaaaaacaactctgaTACCTTTCATCAAAGGTACAAAAAGGTAGCTAATTAGTAAGATCGTTAGTTCTGTGTTTTACTTTCAATTTTGCAATCAGGTTAAGCAAGGACAGAACTTGCTTTTTACAATGTacttcagttattttttaatgatgacTTTTATTAAACCATGTGGATAAAACTGACATGGTAACATGACAGACATGGTTACAAAGAATTAATGTGATGTTAGAATATGATAGCATAGTAAAAGAAACtggggaaaacacaaaaacaattaccACAAATGAGGGAGCCTgaaacacccacccacccaccccatccCCACATATGAATGACTTCCAAAATCTCTTTAGAAATATTGTCAGATAGTATGGTCCTATCCTCTGATAGCACTGAAGGAAAAACATTATCTAAGATATTCTGACCAATGCTGGTAGCTGAAGAGCTATACAGCTATGATGTTGAAGAGCTATACATAGCTGAAGAGCTATACAGTAATGATCTCCCTTTATGTTGTGTatattttcagcaaaatgtGTATTGCTGGATACATCCTGGACAGAATGGCACATCTAGTCTTCATCAGTCATGCTTTCCTGGCATACTCTCTGATTCATACAGCTTAACATGTCTACCATACAAAATAGCAGCTTGTATTAGTGTAAATACAGATATAATTGCTAGTATTAGTGTAAGTACAGATAGAATTGCTTTAATGACGTTTAGTAGAGATGTCTTTGAATCTAGATTCAAGATCGGATCAGATCACTTCCTGCTAAATCTAGTTTCATCTGTATAATTTCTCTTCTTTAGCCATAGAATAGCATATTATAGATCACCTGCAGAAAACCTTCCCAGTAAATAATCAATCCAGGAGAATTACGTATGTAAAGTACAAAAAGGTAAAACCCTTTCCTTCCAGATTGACCATTACCTACAAGTAGTAAATGTATTGTTGAGAGCTCTTGCAATTTTTGACACAATTTCATTGTGATGATGTTTTTCATCCGTTTCaaggtttaaaatgtaattataatctCCACCTAgaactgtaaaatgtacagaattACTGATACAAAAACCGACTGCATGTAGTAATTAAAAACACTTGgacactattattattaatcttatttaaatattctgtaaGAAGTCCACTTATAAGAATCATTCTAGGCTCATTCacaatatgtaatataatagtTAGTCCTGTGGAATGACACAGAAGCAAAAATCCATTTAGGATTTGAATAAAGTGAATCTATTTTCTTGTATTAATTGCCATGGCACCTTGAACATGAAATATATTGAGGAAAAAAGTTCTTCAGTTTGCAGTGAAGTGAAGTTTATCAAAGTGGATGAAAGAAGAAAACGCT
This genomic stretch from Megalops cyprinoides isolate fMegCyp1 chromosome 1, fMegCyp1.pri, whole genome shotgun sequence harbors:
- the LOC118780218 gene encoding sodium/calcium exchanger 1-like isoform X2 codes for the protein MGESRILSFFSFCIRLGIILAVLFFKIQHAAAESPEQNPKQDTPSRDNQTKTCTGSYECKVGVILPVWKPQNPSFGDKVARATVYFVALFYMFLGVSIIADRFMASIEVITSQEKEITIKKPNGETTTTTVRIWNETVSNLTLMALGSSAPEILLSVVEVCGHKFHAGDLGPNTIVGSAAFNMFVIIGLCVYVVPDGEHRKVKHLRVFFVTATWSIFAYTWLYLILAVFTPGVVEVWEGLLTLFFFPLCVVFAWVADRRLLFYKYVYKRYRAGKQRGMIIEMEGDRPLPSKVDIEMDGKMLNSHAVDFLDGTLDLEDKDLDEEEARREMAKILKELKQKHPDKEMEQLIELANYQVLSQQQKSRAFYRCQATRLMTGAGNILKKHAADQARKAVSMHEVRTEGAESNPVSKIFFDPGSYQCLENCGTVAVNIVRRGGDLTTTVSVEFRTEDGTANAGSDYEFTEGVVVFKPGETQKEIRVGIIDDDIFEEDENFLIHLSNVKVISDGTGEQNPEANHVESLATLGMPSTATVTIFDDDHAGIFTFEEPVTHVSESVGTMEVKVLRTSGARGVVVVPYKTIEGSAKGGGEDFEDTHGVLEFQNDEIFKTIKIKVIDDEEYEKNKTFFVEIGEPRLVEMSERKAMLLHECGGFLFLTTLALLGHDVYRKVQGRDNPIPSTVVRIAEEYTSKEPLSMKEEEERRIAEMGRPMLGEHTKLEVVIEESYEFKNTVDKLIKKTNLALLVGTNSWRDQFIEAITVSAGEDDDDDECGEEKLPSCFDYVMHFLTVFWKVLFAFVPPTDYWNGWACFVVSICMIGLLTAFIGDLASHFGCTIGLKDSVTAVVFVALGTSVPDTFASKVAATQDQYADASIGNVTGSNAVNVFLGIGVAWSIAAIYHHIHGKKFEVDPGTLAFSVTLFTIFAFIAVGVLMYRRRPEIGGELGGPRTPKILTSVLFFSLWLMYILFSSLEAYCHVKGF
- the LOC118780218 gene encoding sodium/calcium exchanger 1-like isoform X1; this translates as MGESRILSFFSFCIRLGIILAVLFFKIQHAAAESPEQNPKQDTPSRDNQTKTCTGSYECKVGVILPVWKPQNPSFGDKVARATVYFVALFYMFLGVSIIADRFMASIEVITSQEKEITIKKPNGETTTTTVRIWNETVSNLTLMALGSSAPEILLSVVEVCGHKFHAGDLGPNTIVGSAAFNMFVIIGLCVYVVPDGEHRKVKHLRVFFVTATWSIFAYTWLYLILAVFTPGVVEVWEGLLTLFFFPLCVVFAWVADRRLLFYKYVYKRYRAGKQRGMIIEMEGDRPLPSKVDIEMDGKMLNSHAVDFLDGTLDLEDKDLDEEEARREMAKILKELKQKHPDKEMEQLIELANYQVLSQQQKSRAFYRCQATRLMTGAGNILKKHAADQARKAVSMHEVRTEGAESNPVSKIFFDPGSYQCLENCGTVAVNIVRRGGDLTTTVSVEFRTEDGTANAGSDYEFTEGVVVFKPGETQKEIRVGIIDDDIFEEDENFLIHLSNVKVISDGTGEQNPEANHVESLATLGMPSTATVTIFDDDHAGIFTFEEPVTHVSESVGTMEVKVLRTSGARGVVVVPYKTIEGSAKGGGEDFEDTHGVLEFQNDEIFKTIKIKVIDDEEYEKNKTFFVEIGEPRLVEMSERKEGEEPLSMKEEEERRIAEMGRPMLGEHTKLEVVIEESYEFKNTVDKLIKKTNLALLVGTNSWRDQFIEAITVSAGEDDDDDECGEEKLPSCFDYVMHFLTVFWKVLFAFVPPTDYWNGWACFVVSICMIGLLTAFIGDLASHFGCTIGLKDSVTAVVFVALGTSVPDTFASKVAATQDQYADASIGNVTGSNAVNVFLGIGVAWSIAAIYHHIHGKKFEVDPGTLAFSVTLFTIFAFIAVGVLMYRRRPEIGGELGGPRTPKILTSVLFFSLWLMYILFSSLEAYCHVKGF